A single window of Nostoc sp. C052 DNA harbors:
- the cas2 gene encoding CRISPR-associated endonuclease Cas2, with amino-acid sequence MFLYVIAYDIPCDKRRKKVADLLEGYGQRVQYSVFECQLTTEKYQDLRRRLRKKLNLTEDSLRFYPLSRHTLSQVESWGVGPSVIEPPSSVII; translated from the coding sequence ATGTTTTTATATGTAATTGCCTATGATATTCCTTGTGATAAACGACGTAAAAAGGTAGCTGATTTACTTGAAGGTTATGGACAGAGAGTTCAATATTCTGTGTTTGAGTGTCAGTTAACTACCGAGAAATATCAAGATTTGCGTCGTCGGTTAAGAAAAAAGCTGAATTTAACTGAAGATAGTCTACGATTTTATCCTTTGTCACGGCATACTCTTTCTCAAGTAGAATCTTGGGGTGTGGGGCCATCTGTGATTGAACCGCCTAGTTCGGTGATTATTTAG
- a CDS encoding YafY family protein: MPKRLASQPYKEHLAFERLMLLIATLLKYPGIGSPDLMDSRNDSHHDALATVQKTLQELATELRIELPAGYPAVSTLRKDLETLRHYTILDQRMYRWGYYLGTGALSSAELKVAFNALASLAQYQGDAQVRRIYETLSKRLRGLDMELKGDFFYPTRQYLNRTIVYSDPEEMAEKGKHQDTLFHQLPLVEKAISQGQAIEISRGSDLYGNNRIGPLRIFPLQLIYQDIAWYLLYEYCETGHLAIGRLNRFRNHCVPLGIPTRGLELQRVSLTKAYRLIENGWGLNLGDIESQKLELEGNLEFIKVEVHFFPPMTGFILEGERRHPKQKITPGIIDKTTGKPSYVIYRIDLPNRSIDEFSLWVYRHMDKAQMISPSALVDKHHQAAIALAARYSKPV, translated from the coding sequence ATGCCCAAAAGACTTGCATCCCAACCCTATAAAGAACACTTAGCTTTTGAACGCCTGATGCTGTTAATTGCAACTCTGCTGAAATATCCAGGTATCGGTAGTCCTGATTTAATGGACTCTAGGAATGATTCACACCATGATGCCCTGGCAACAGTGCAAAAAACCCTACAGGAATTAGCAACTGAACTGAGGATAGAATTACCAGCAGGTTATCCTGCTGTTTCTACCCTCCGCAAAGATTTAGAAACTCTCCGTCACTACACTATTCTCGACCAGCGAATGTATCGTTGGGGCTATTATCTAGGTACTGGTGCTTTGTCCTCAGCCGAGTTAAAAGTAGCATTTAATGCTTTGGCCTCCCTTGCTCAGTACCAAGGAGATGCCCAAGTCAGACGAATTTATGAGACTCTCAGCAAAAGATTGCGGGGATTAGATATGGAACTCAAGGGTGATTTTTTCTATCCAACCAGACAATATCTTAACCGCACAATTGTATATTCTGACCCCGAAGAAATGGCTGAGAAGGGGAAACATCAGGATACATTATTTCACCAATTGCCGTTAGTAGAAAAAGCTATTAGTCAGGGGCAAGCAATAGAAATTTCTCGTGGTAGCGACCTTTATGGCAACAATCGTATTGGCCCTCTACGCATCTTCCCCTTACAGTTAATTTACCAAGATATTGCTTGGTATCTCTTGTATGAATACTGTGAAACTGGGCATTTAGCAATCGGACGTTTAAACCGTTTTAGAAATCATTGTGTGCCTCTCGGCATCCCAACACGTGGCTTAGAATTACAAAGAGTAAGTCTTACTAAGGCTTACCGACTAATAGAAAATGGTTGGGGTTTGAATTTAGGTGATATTGAATCTCAAAAATTAGAACTAGAAGGAAATTTAGAGTTCATCAAAGTTGAAGTTCATTTTTTTCCTCCAATGACAGGATTTATTTTGGAAGGAGAACGTCGCCATCCAAAACAAAAAATTACCCCTGGAATTATTGATAAAACTACTGGAAAACCTAGCTATGTCATTTATAGAATTGATTTGCCAAACCGTTCAATAGATGAATTTAGTTTATGGGTTTATCGGCACATGGATAAAGCTCAAATGATTTCACCTTCTGCATTAGTAGATAAGCACCATCAAGCAGCAATCGCTTTAGCTGCACGTTATTCTAAGCCAGTGTGA
- the csx18 gene encoding CRISPR-associated protein Csx18 yields the protein MYISRRSATVRNALVSVVNGGVTLVILLIAPMGLAAVIINTLLVTFATYIVSSAADRVVKWLEPGGKAELISPPPGNSSSRKSKLQRWWQ from the coding sequence ATGTATATTTCCCGGCGGTCTGCTACTGTACGTAATGCTTTAGTCTCTGTTGTTAATGGTGGCGTAACTTTAGTGATTTTGTTAATTGCACCTATGGGTTTGGCAGCAGTGATCATTAACACTTTACTAGTGACATTTGCTACTTATATTGTTTCTAGTGCGGCTGATAGGGTAGTGAAGTGGTTGGAACCAGGAGGAAAGGCAGAATTAATTTCCCCTCCGCCTGGAAATAGTTCTTCACGAAAGTCAAAATTACAACGTTGGTGGCAATAG
- the cas1 gene encoding CRISPR-associated endonuclease Cas1: protein MQTLYVSQQNCYVCLQKETLLIKQGENIYGEVQLPLLEQILIFGSSQVTTQVIRACLLRDIPIGYLSRMGYCYGRILPISRGYRQLSRYQQQLSPIEKLITARAIVRGKLKNSRVLLRRQRQKRESEVLEKVLLSLDYLADQAAQAETCERLMGFEGAGAAQYFNAFSECLTNADFVFSGRSRRPPGNPVNAMLSFGYQVLWNHLLALIELQGLDPYCACLHQAHDGHAALASDLIEEFRAPLVDSLVMWLINRKMVHAESDFEFNNGGCYLNDSGRKKFLKAFLQRMTEEIKIDNGEKQPKWDILNQQVRAFKQFVYNPSHSYQPYRID from the coding sequence ATGCAGACTCTTTATGTTTCTCAACAAAATTGCTACGTGTGTTTGCAAAAAGAGACTTTACTCATTAAGCAGGGAGAAAATATTTATGGTGAAGTGCAGTTACCACTGTTAGAACAAATTCTAATTTTTGGTAGTTCGCAAGTTACTACTCAAGTAATTCGTGCTTGTTTATTACGAGATATTCCTATTGGTTATTTATCACGAATGGGATATTGTTATGGTCGGATTTTACCTATTTCTAGGGGATATCGGCAATTGTCACGCTACCAACAGCAATTATCACCTATTGAAAAGCTAATTACTGCACGGGCGATTGTGCGGGGAAAGTTGAAAAATAGTCGGGTGCTGTTACGGCGACAACGACAAAAGCGGGAGTCAGAGGTACTAGAAAAGGTTCTACTAAGTTTAGATTATTTGGCTGATCAAGCGGCCCAAGCTGAGACTTGCGAAAGGCTGATGGGGTTTGAGGGTGCAGGGGCAGCCCAGTATTTCAATGCTTTTAGTGAGTGTTTGACTAATGCCGATTTTGTGTTTTCTGGCCGGAGTCGTCGTCCTCCAGGAAATCCTGTAAATGCAATGCTAAGTTTCGGTTATCAAGTTCTTTGGAATCATCTTTTGGCATTGATTGAACTTCAGGGGCTTGATCCTTATTGTGCTTGTTTGCACCAAGCACATGATGGTCATGCAGCATTAGCTTCTGATTTAATTGAGGAGTTTCGCGCCCCGCTTGTAGATTCTTTAGTAATGTGGTTAATTAATCGCAAGATGGTTCATGCTGAAAGTGATTTTGAATTTAATAACGGTGGATGTTATTTAAATGATTCGGGAAGAAAAAAGTTTCTCAAGGCATTTTTGCAACGGATGACGGAGGAAATAAAAATAGATAATGGAGAGAAACAACCGAAATGGGATATACTTAATCAACAAGTAAGGGCTTTTAAACAGTTTGTTTATAATCCTAGTCATAGTTATCAGCCTTATCGTATTGATTGA